A portion of the Nitratidesulfovibrio termitidis HI1 genome contains these proteins:
- a CDS encoding permease produces the protein MDARLIHLAQTALAVFLEALPFLVLGSLVSACMEVFVPRAWVERRVPKSLPGALAFGVALGTVLPTCECGVVPVVRRMMGKGVPVPAAVAYMLAAPVVNPVVMVSTWVAFRGDALMTGLRAAVVAATAVAVGISVRRMAVDEALRSNVAGTQDSCGCGCGHDHDACGHDHVHADPVSTQAPLLPQFRTVQGAMATTPAMASAANGAASPAVAPPAAAVSRVAQLHGVARHMTADLLDACAWLLPGALAAAAFRTFAPPEALFLFMDTPALAIPALMGLAVLLSVCSEADAFVAASFVGFPASARLAFVALGPMLDLKLMAMYGAAFRRGLVLRLVVLPTLCVWAACMLLAGLGVLE, from the coding sequence ATGGACGCACGCCTCATCCATCTCGCCCAGACCGCCCTTGCCGTGTTTCTCGAAGCCCTGCCCTTCCTGGTGCTGGGATCGCTGGTGTCCGCCTGCATGGAGGTCTTCGTGCCCCGGGCCTGGGTGGAGCGGCGGGTGCCCAAATCGCTGCCGGGGGCGCTGGCCTTTGGCGTGGCGCTGGGCACGGTGCTGCCCACCTGCGAATGCGGGGTGGTGCCCGTGGTGCGGCGCATGATGGGCAAGGGGGTGCCCGTACCCGCGGCGGTGGCCTACATGCTGGCCGCGCCCGTGGTGAACCCGGTGGTCATGGTGTCCACCTGGGTGGCCTTTCGCGGCGACGCGCTGATGACCGGGCTGCGCGCGGCGGTGGTGGCCGCAACGGCGGTGGCGGTGGGCATTTCGGTGCGCCGCATGGCCGTGGACGAGGCCTTGCGGTCCAATGTGGCCGGAACGCAGGATTCCTGCGGGTGCGGCTGCGGGCATGATCACGACGCGTGCGGGCATGACCATGTCCATGCCGACCCCGTCAGCACACAGGCCCCGCTGCTGCCGCAGTTCCGCACGGTGCAGGGGGCCATGGCGACGACGCCTGCCATGGCCTCTGCGGCGAACGGCGCGGCGTCCCCCGCCGTTGCCCCGCCTGCCGCCGCCGTATCCCGCGTGGCGCAACTGCACGGGGTGGCCCGGCACATGACCGCCGACCTGCTGGACGCCTGCGCCTGGCTGCTGCCGGGCGCGCTGGCCGCCGCCGCGTTCCGCACCTTTGCCCCGCCCGAGGCGCTGTTCCTGTTCATGGATACCCCGGCCCTGGCCATTCCGGCCCTGATGGGGCTGGCCGTGCTGCTCAGCGTGTGCTCCGAGGCCGACGCCTTCGTGGCCGCCTCGTTCGTGGGCTTTCCCGCCTCGGCCCGGCTGGCCTTCGTGGCGCTGGGCCCCATGCTGGACCTGAAGCTGATGGCCATGTACGGCGCGGCCTTTCGGCGCGGACTGGTGCTGCGGCTGGTGGTGCTGCCTACCCTTTGCGTGTGGGCGGCGTGCATGCTGCTTGCCGGGTTGGGGGTGCTGGAATGA
- a CDS encoding FAD-binding and (Fe-S)-binding domain-containing protein: MLPAAYQAFLKELLEFIPRRNVFTDPLRTLAYGTDASFYRLIPKIVVDTHNEDEVVGVIKLANRHRLPMTFRAAGTSLSGQAVTDSILVRLGDGWRKYAIFDNATKIRLQPGIIGSHANRLLAEFGKKIGPDPASIDTCKIGGIVANNASGMCCGVAENSYKTLSHMRVVFHDGTVLDTSDTKSRAAFQRTHPEIVNGVAALRAQIMDKPDLAELITRKFKIKNTTGYSLNALVDFADPFDIIQHLMVGSEGTLGFISEVTYHTVTEHAHKASALVIFPTIRDACEATIILRQQPVSAVEMMDRASLRSVEDKPGMPDGLQGLPADAAALLVETRAGDKTTLDDQISRITASIEAIPKIRPVAFTDVPAEFGVLWNVRKGLFPAVGAVRKVGTTVIIEDVAFPIASLADATLELQTLFARHGYSEAIIFGHALEGNLHFVFTQDFNTQSEVDRYRAFMDDVTTMVVGTYSGSLKAEHGTGRNMAPFVELEWGRDAFLLMRELKNLFDPHGLLNPGVIINPDAEAHIRNLKPLPAAHTIIDKCIECGFCEPICPSKDVTFTPRQRIVGWREISRMKAGDEKSSLLKQLFSGYDYLGDNTCATDGLCATRCPVGINTGAFIKELRADKVSPRAQKAADWVARHYGGVCRTVSVALTGADLLHRVLGTDVMDKGAQFLRVVSLKKAPLWTRAMPTGASAPAHAPRGPVSDRKVVYFPSCIARSMGPARDDEQRDPLPAKTIGLLLKAGYHVLFPEKLGDLCCGQPFESKGFKAQADMKAKELSEALLKVSDNGAIPVLCDTSPCLYRMKETLDKRLKLYEPIEFALEHLTKALDFRKAERTIAIHSTCTAVKLGLPGKFKQLADLCAEQVIVPEDVFCCGFAGDRGFSFPELNTGALKELRRQVEICEEGYSTSRTCEIGLSLHGKIPYRNILYLVDEVTTPKTA, encoded by the coding sequence ATGCTCCCCGCTGCGTACCAGGCATTTCTGAAGGAACTTCTGGAATTCATCCCCCGGCGCAACGTGTTCACCGACCCCTTGCGCACCCTGGCCTACGGCACCGACGCCAGCTTCTACCGGCTCATCCCCAAGATCGTCGTGGATACCCACAACGAGGACGAGGTGGTGGGTGTCATCAAGCTGGCCAACCGGCACCGCCTGCCCATGACCTTTCGCGCGGCGGGCACCAGCCTTTCCGGCCAGGCCGTGACCGATTCCATTCTGGTGCGCCTGGGCGACGGCTGGCGCAAGTACGCCATCTTCGACAACGCCACCAAAATCCGCCTGCAACCCGGCATCATCGGCAGCCACGCCAACCGCCTGCTGGCCGAGTTCGGGAAAAAGATCGGGCCGGATCCGGCCTCCATCGACACGTGCAAGATCGGCGGCATCGTGGCCAACAACGCCAGCGGCATGTGCTGCGGCGTGGCCGAGAACAGCTACAAGACGCTCAGCCACATGCGCGTGGTGTTCCACGACGGCACCGTGCTGGACACGTCCGACACCAAGAGCCGCGCCGCCTTCCAGCGCACCCACCCGGAAATAGTCAACGGCGTGGCCGCCCTGCGGGCGCAGATCATGGACAAGCCCGACCTGGCCGAACTGATCACCCGCAAGTTCAAGATCAAGAACACCACCGGCTACAGCCTGAACGCGCTGGTGGACTTTGCCGACCCGTTCGACATCATCCAGCACCTCATGGTGGGTTCGGAAGGCACCCTCGGCTTCATCAGCGAGGTGACCTACCACACGGTGACAGAGCACGCCCACAAGGCCTCGGCGCTGGTCATCTTCCCCACCATCCGCGACGCGTGCGAGGCCACCATCATCCTGCGCCAGCAGCCCGTGTCCGCCGTGGAAATGATGGACCGCGCCTCCCTGCGCTCCGTCGAGGACAAGCCCGGCATGCCCGACGGATTGCAGGGCCTTCCTGCTGACGCCGCCGCCCTGCTGGTGGAAACCCGCGCGGGCGACAAGACCACCCTGGACGACCAGATTTCCCGCATCACCGCGTCCATCGAAGCCATCCCGAAGATCCGCCCGGTGGCCTTCACCGACGTGCCCGCCGAATTCGGCGTGCTGTGGAACGTGCGCAAGGGCCTGTTCCCCGCCGTGGGCGCGGTGCGCAAGGTGGGCACCACGGTCATCATCGAGGACGTGGCCTTCCCCATCGCCTCGCTGGCCGACGCCACGCTGGAACTGCAAACCCTGTTCGCCAGGCACGGCTACAGCGAAGCCATCATTTTCGGCCACGCCCTGGAAGGTAACCTGCACTTCGTGTTCACGCAGGACTTCAACACCCAGTCGGAAGTGGACCGCTACCGCGCCTTCATGGACGACGTGACGACCATGGTTGTCGGCACCTACTCCGGCTCGCTCAAGGCGGAGCACGGCACCGGGCGCAACATGGCCCCGTTCGTGGAACTGGAATGGGGGCGCGACGCCTTCCTGCTGATGCGCGAACTGAAGAACCTGTTCGACCCGCACGGGCTGCTGAACCCCGGCGTGATCATCAACCCGGACGCGGAAGCCCACATCCGCAATCTGAAGCCGCTGCCCGCCGCGCACACCATCATCGACAAGTGTATCGAATGCGGCTTCTGCGAACCCATCTGCCCGTCCAAGGACGTGACCTTCACCCCGCGCCAGCGCATCGTGGGCTGGCGCGAAATCTCGCGCATGAAGGCGGGGGACGAGAAAAGCAGCCTGCTCAAACAATTGTTCTCGGGCTACGACTATCTGGGCGACAACACCTGCGCCACCGACGGCCTGTGCGCCACGCGCTGCCCGGTGGGCATCAACACCGGCGCGTTCATCAAGGAACTGCGCGCCGACAAGGTGAGCCCCCGCGCGCAAAAGGCGGCGGACTGGGTGGCCCGCCACTACGGCGGGGTGTGCCGCACCGTGTCCGTGGCACTGACCGGGGCGGACCTGCTGCACCGGGTGCTGGGCACCGACGTCATGGACAAGGGCGCGCAGTTCCTGCGTGTGGTCTCGCTGAAAAAGGCCCCGCTGTGGACGCGCGCCATGCCCACCGGCGCATCCGCCCCAGCCCATGCCCCGCGCGGCCCGGTGTCCGACCGCAAGGTGGTCTACTTCCCCAGCTGCATCGCCCGCTCCATGGGTCCGGCCCGCGACGACGAACAGCGCGACCCGCTGCCCGCCAAGACCATCGGCCTGCTGCTGAAGGCGGGCTATCACGTGCTGTTCCCGGAAAAGCTGGGCGACCTGTGCTGCGGCCAGCCCTTCGAGAGCAAGGGCTTCAAGGCCCAGGCCGACATGAAGGCCAAGGAACTGTCCGAGGCCCTGCTGAAGGTCAGCGACAACGGCGCCATTCCCGTGCTGTGCGACACCAGCCCCTGCCTGTACCGCATGAAGGAAACGCTGGATAAGCGCCTGAAGCTGTACGAACCCATCGAATTCGCACTGGAGCACCTGACAAAGGCGCTGGACTTCCGCAAGGCGGAACGCACCATCGCCATCCACTCCACCTGCACGGCGGTGAAGCTGGGCCTGCCCGGCAAGTTCAAGCAACTGGCCGATCTGTGCGCCGAGCAGGTCATCGTGCCGGAAGACGTGTTCTGCTGCGGCTTTGCGGGCGACCGTGGCTTCAGCTTCCCGGAACTGAACACGGGCGCGCTGAAGGAACTGCGGCGGCAGGTGGAAATCTGCGAGGAAGGCTACTCCACCAGCCGCACCTGCGAAATCGGCCTGTCGCTGCACGGCAAGATTCCGTACCGCAACATCCTGTATCTGGTGGATGAGGTGACCACGCCGAAGACGGCGTAG